One Polaribacter sp. SA4-12 genomic window carries:
- a CDS encoding CYTH domain-containing protein: protein MSVEIERKFLVKNDDFKKESHAEKHIKQGYLNSDKNRTVRIRIANDKAFMTIKGKSNATGTTRFEWEKEIKKEEAEDLLLLCEPSIIDKTRYLVKVGQHTFEVDEFYGNNKGLVIAEVELSNEAENFTKPDWLNEEVTGDIKYYNSSISKLPFKDWA from the coding sequence ATGAGTGTAGAAATAGAAAGAAAATTTTTGGTTAAAAATGATGACTTTAAAAAAGAGAGTCATGCAGAGAAACATATTAAACAAGGATATTTAAATTCTGATAAAAATAGAACCGTAAGAATTCGAATTGCCAATGACAAAGCTTTTATGACGATTAAGGGCAAATCTAACGCAACAGGCACAACAAGATTCGAATGGGAAAAAGAGATAAAAAAAGAAGAAGCAGAAGATTTACTCCTACTTTGTGAACCAAGTATCATTGATAAAACCAGATATTTAGTAAAAGTTGGTCAGCATACTTTTGAAGTTGATGAGTTTTATGGTAATAACAAAGGATTAGTTATTGCAGAAGTCGAATTAAGTAATGAAGCTGAAAACTTCACAAAACCAGATTGGTTAAATGAAGAAGTTACAGGAGACATAAAATACTATAACTCAAGTATTAGTAAACTACCTTTTAAAGATTGGGCATAA
- the trhA gene encoding PAQR family membrane homeostasis protein TrhA yields the protein MSEKLNHTYSNSEEQLNIWSHGLGLVASIIAFPFLILKAISYSSFWDITSFIIYGLSLIILYAASTFYHAAKSPKKRRRLNILDHAAIYVLIAGSYTPFCLVALDSDLGWYMFIAVWIFALTGIILKLFFTGKFDKISTAMYLLMGWQVMFFIKPLINALTTFSLNLLIAGGVFYTVGAILYSIKKMPYNHAIFHVFVLLGSVSHFLALYFL from the coding sequence ATGAGCGAGAAATTAAATCATACATATTCAAATTCTGAAGAGCAATTAAATATTTGGTCTCATGGTTTAGGTTTGGTTGCCAGTATTATTGCATTTCCTTTTTTAATACTAAAAGCAATTTCTTATTCATCTTTTTGGGATATAACCAGTTTTATAATTTACGGGTTGAGTTTAATTATTTTATATGCAGCTTCAACTTTTTACCATGCTGCAAAAAGTCCGAAGAAAAGAAGAAGACTAAATATTTTAGATCACGCTGCTATTTATGTTTTAATTGCTGGTAGTTACACACCTTTTTGTTTGGTAGCTTTAGACTCTGACTTAGGTTGGTATATGTTTATTGCTGTTTGGATTTTTGCTCTAACAGGTATCATTCTTAAACTATTTTTTACAGGAAAATTCGATAAAATTTCTACTGCTATGTATCTTTTAATGGGGTGGCAAGTAATGTTTTTTATAAAACCATTAATAAATGCATTAACAACTTTTAGTTTAAACTTATTAATTGCTGGTGGAGTGTTTTATACGGTTGGAGCAATTTTATATTCTATTAAGAAAATGCCATATAATCACGCGATTTTTCATGTGTTTGTTTTACTAGGAAGTGTAAGTCATTTTCTGGCCTTGTATTTTTTGTAG
- a CDS encoding lysophospholipid acyltransferase family protein, which yields MKYIKIPFLLIWRLWFYLLMIITVIVLSPFLLLFSFKEEHYHIFWKVARILSKILVYGMGFRLDFETEENIHPDKSYMFCPNHASIMDPFVLIALSKNPIVFVGKKELAKIPVFGFFYKRVVIMVDRSNPKSRKRVYEMAKKRLHGGVSMAIFPEGLVPTEDVILSPFKKGAFSLAIEFDIPIVPQVYYDCKRLFSWDVLKGGFGIFRVRQHNFISTKEMSIDEMENLRDKTFDLIYNDLANDIEYMKDTNRKK from the coding sequence GTGAAGTATATTAAAATTCCTTTTTTATTAATTTGGCGATTATGGTTCTATCTTTTAATGATTATAACCGTTATCGTTTTGTCTCCTTTTTTATTATTATTTTCTTTTAAAGAAGAACATTATCATATTTTTTGGAAAGTTGCCAGAATTCTTTCTAAAATTTTAGTTTACGGGATGGGGTTTCGTTTAGATTTCGAAACAGAAGAGAATATTCATCCAGATAAAAGTTACATGTTTTGTCCTAACCATGCATCAATAATGGATCCATTTGTGTTGATTGCTTTAAGTAAGAATCCAATAGTTTTTGTTGGTAAAAAGGAGTTAGCCAAAATACCTGTTTTTGGATTTTTCTACAAAAGAGTTGTTATTATGGTAGATAGAAGCAATCCTAAAAGTAGAAAAAGAGTTTATGAAATGGCTAAAAAGAGATTGCACGGTGGGGTAAGTATGGCTATTTTTCCTGAAGGATTAGTGCCAACAGAAGATGTAATTTTATCACCATTTAAAAAAGGAGCTTTTAGTTTGGCAATAGAATTTGATATACCAATTGTACCACAAGTTTATTACGATTGTAAGCGTTTATTTTCTTGGGATGTTTTAAAAGGAGGTTTTGGAATTTTTAGAGTTCGACAGCATAATTTTATTTCAACAAAAGAGATGTCTATTGATGAAATGGAGAATTTAAGAGACAAAACATTTGATCTTATTTACAATGATTTGGCAAATGATATAGAGTATATGAAAGACACAAATAGAAAAAAATGA
- the trpS gene encoding tryptophan--tRNA ligase produces the protein MSRILTGVQSTGTPHLGNLLGAILPAIEMANNPENEAFLFIADMHSLTQIKDGKELRENTYSTAATWLACGLDISKTVFYRQSDVPQTTELTWYLSCFFPYQRLTLAHSFKDKADRLGDVNAGLFSYPMLMAADILLYDAEIVPVGKDQLQHLEMTRDVANRFNNIVGETLVPPEAKIQEGTKLVPGTDGEKMSKSRNNIINIFLPDKKLRKQIMSIKTDSLGLEEPKNPDTDNVFGLYKLLASDAQIAEMRANYEGGNYGYGHAKKALYELIIEKFSTVRESYNHFMENKHEIDEALKVGAEKANEVANGVLKRVRAKIGY, from the coding sequence ATGTCAAGAATTTTAACAGGTGTACAAAGTACTGGAACACCACATTTAGGGAATTTATTAGGTGCTATTTTACCTGCCATAGAAATGGCTAATAATCCAGAAAATGAAGCTTTTCTATTTATTGCAGATATGCATTCTTTAACTCAAATTAAAGATGGAAAAGAATTAAGAGAAAACACATACAGCACTGCAGCTACTTGGCTAGCTTGTGGTTTAGATATTAGTAAAACTGTTTTTTATAGACAGAGTGATGTACCACAAACAACAGAGTTAACCTGGTATTTAAGTTGCTTCTTTCCTTACCAAAGGCTTACATTGGCACATAGTTTTAAAGATAAAGCTGATAGATTAGGAGATGTTAATGCAGGGTTATTTTCTTATCCGATGTTAATGGCTGCCGATATTTTATTATATGATGCAGAAATTGTTCCTGTTGGAAAGGATCAATTACAACATTTAGAAATGACTCGTGATGTTGCCAACAGATTTAACAATATTGTAGGAGAAACATTGGTTCCGCCAGAAGCTAAAATACAAGAAGGTACAAAATTAGTTCCTGGAACTGATGGTGAAAAAATGAGTAAATCTAGAAATAACATTATTAATATTTTCTTACCAGACAAAAAACTGAGAAAGCAAATAATGTCTATAAAAACGGATAGTTTAGGTTTAGAAGAACCTAAAAACCCAGACACAGACAACGTTTTTGGTTTGTATAAATTATTAGCTTCTGATGCTCAAATTGCAGAAATGAGAGCAAATTACGAAGGTGGAAATTATGGTTATGGTCATGCAAAAAAAGCTTTATACGAGTTGATTATTGAAAAATTTTCAACAGTTAGAGAGAGTTATAATCACTTTATGGAAAACAAGCATGAAATTGATGAAGCTTTAAAAGTTGGTGCAGAAAAAGCAAATGAAGTTGCTAATGGAGTTCTAAAAAGAGTAAGAGCTAAAATAGGATATTAA
- a CDS encoding DUF1761 domain-containing protein, with amino-acid sequence METNFYIFFLAALIPLLMGFIWYGPIFGNAWMKEMGFTKESLEGQNMAKVFVLSYIFSLLVAFFLQFIVIHQGGVFSTLLESGSTELEGDVLVYFENFMAKYGTNYRTFKHGVLHGVLSGIFFVLPVLSIIAMFEKKSAKYVAINAGYWIVTLAIMGGIICQWL; translated from the coding sequence ATGGAAACAAATTTTTATATCTTTTTTTTAGCAGCATTAATTCCTTTATTAATGGGTTTTATCTGGTATGGTCCTATATTTGGAAATGCTTGGATGAAAGAAATGGGCTTCACTAAAGAATCATTAGAAGGTCAGAATATGGCTAAAGTATTTGTACTTAGTTATATTTTTAGTCTTCTAGTCGCTTTCTTTCTTCAGTTTATTGTAATTCATCAAGGTGGTGTTTTCTCTACACTTTTAGAATCAGGTTCAACTGAATTAGAAGGTGATGTTCTAGTCTATTTTGAAAACTTCATGGCTAAATATGGTACTAATTATAGAACTTTTAAACATGGTGTTTTACATGGTGTTTTATCTGGAATCTTTTTTGTGTTACCTGTATTGTCTATTATTGCAATGTTTGAAAAGAAGAGTGCAAAATATGTAGCTATAAATGCCGGTTATTGGATTGTTACTTTAGCAATTATGGGAGGTATTATTTGTCAATGGTTATAA
- a CDS encoding DUF4837 family protein, producing the protein MKKLIALFAITVLLTSCGGNDKVILRDSIGKINKVLVVTKSSDWAGDIGKEIRNSFGELMVGLPQPETLLSVSQTAPNGFGTMMKVTRNILVIGIGDEEKYFVRNNVYAQPQTIIYVYAKDNEGVVKMFKKHEKEIIKTFIQSDISRTQSLFRKNKLDDSQFKTLQNLGVSLTIHNKFNTVDDTGEFLWLRNHLSSGIAKTGSNNILIYSVPLEDETKVSDSIVAVRNRIGKKYIPGSDPKTMYMITELAYTPFTFDAVIDGKKAYETRGKWEVQNDFMAGPFLNYTVVDKKNNRLVVFEGFTYAPSVNKRAFLFELEAIAKSMKIK; encoded by the coding sequence ATGAAAAAATTAATTGCGCTATTTGCTATCACAGTTTTATTAACATCATGTGGAGGTAATGATAAAGTTATTTTACGAGACTCAATTGGTAAAATAAACAAAGTATTGGTTGTTACTAAATCAAGCGATTGGGCAGGTGATATTGGAAAAGAAATTAGAAATTCTTTTGGAGAATTAATGGTCGGTTTACCACAACCAGAAACTCTTTTATCTGTATCTCAAACTGCTCCAAATGGATTTGGAACGATGATGAAGGTTACTAGAAATATTTTAGTGATTGGTATTGGAGATGAAGAAAAATACTTTGTAAGAAATAACGTTTATGCACAACCACAAACAATTATCTATGTATACGCTAAAGATAATGAAGGTGTTGTAAAAATGTTTAAAAAACATGAAAAAGAAATTATAAAAACATTTATTCAATCTGATATAAGTAGAACTCAGAGTCTGTTTAGAAAGAATAAATTAGATGATTCTCAATTTAAAACATTGCAAAATTTAGGGGTTTCATTAACGATTCATAATAAATTTAATACTGTAGATGATACAGGGGAATTCTTATGGTTACGTAATCATTTATCAAGTGGAATTGCAAAAACCGGAAGTAATAATATTTTAATATATTCAGTTCCTTTAGAAGATGAGACTAAGGTGTCAGATAGTATTGTTGCTGTTAGAAATAGGATTGGTAAAAAATATATTCCAGGTTCAGACCCAAAAACGATGTATATGATTACTGAATTAGCATACACACCTTTTACTTTTGATGCTGTTATAGATGGAAAAAAAGCTTATGAAACTCGTGGTAAATGGGAGGTTCAAAACGATTTTATGGCGGGTCCATTTTTAAATTATACAGTAGTTGATAAAAAGAATAACAGACTTGTTGTTTTTGAAGGGTTCACTTACGCACCATCTGTAAATAAAAGAGCCTTTTTGTTTGAATTAGAGGCAATTGCAAAATCTATGAAGATTAAATAA
- a CDS encoding lytic transglycosylase domain-containing protein, protein MKKLIIFLLLTSSIFSQEKKDTLFLKVKTDTIFIAKDSLTRQVKVDPSFIAKDSITQPIEEDFFSDSDLKIIDSLLVEQKFNSALIDTLVYVINDKDIIGNTNTVLTTDLLKVRLSNLNDKTPFDLAYNTSLEKVINSYLLYRKKYYPALMAKAKYYFPMFEQYLDQYDIPLEMKYLAIVESALRPKIKSRVGATGLWQFMYGTGKQFDLKVSSYVDERQDPVKATVAACKYLSQLFTIFGDWDLALAAYNSGPGNVRKAIKRSGGYKNYWNIRPHLPRETAGYVPAFYATMYIFEYANEHKIYSEIPQFFDFQTDTIQVKRTISFDQISEKIDVDEAILTHLNPSYKLDIIPFVKDRNYAVRLPSNKIVEFLEKEKEIYDLATADDAQREKPLPKYFEMDKRIRYKVRSGDFLGKIANKFGVRVSDLKRWNSLKSSRLKIGQRLSVYPKKLGVSVTKTSKKKTVKSTVKGAHKIYVVKKGDSLWSISQKFKNVSVDKIKKWNNIWSAKGLKPGTKLKIFKS, encoded by the coding sequence ATGAAGAAACTAATTATATTCCTCCTATTAACTAGTTCTATTTTTTCTCAAGAGAAAAAAGATACTTTATTTCTTAAAGTGAAAACGGATACTATATTTATAGCCAAAGATTCTTTAACAAGACAAGTTAAGGTAGATCCTTCGTTTATCGCTAAAGATTCAATAACTCAACCTATTGAAGAAGATTTTTTTTCTGATAGCGATTTAAAAATAATAGATAGTTTACTTGTTGAACAAAAATTTAATTCTGCATTAATTGATACACTTGTTTATGTAATTAATGACAAGGATATTATAGGAAACACAAATACAGTGTTAACTACCGATTTATTAAAGGTTCGTCTTTCTAATTTAAATGATAAAACGCCTTTTGATTTAGCTTACAATACTTCTTTAGAAAAAGTAATTAATAGCTATTTACTGTATCGTAAAAAATATTATCCTGCCTTAATGGCAAAAGCGAAATATTATTTTCCAATGTTTGAGCAATATCTAGATCAATATGATATTCCTTTAGAAATGAAGTATTTGGCGATTGTGGAATCCGCTTTAAGACCTAAAATAAAATCGAGAGTTGGCGCAACAGGTTTGTGGCAATTTATGTATGGAACAGGGAAACAGTTCGATTTAAAAGTGAGTTCTTATGTTGATGAGCGCCAAGATCCTGTAAAAGCAACCGTTGCAGCTTGTAAATATTTAAGTCAGTTATTTACCATTTTTGGTGATTGGGATTTAGCTTTAGCAGCTTATAATTCTGGTCCAGGAAACGTAAGAAAAGCGATAAAACGTTCTGGAGGTTATAAAAATTATTGGAATATTAGACCTCATTTACCAAGAGAAACAGCAGGGTATGTTCCTGCATTTTATGCAACGATGTATATTTTTGAATATGCAAATGAGCACAAAATTTATTCTGAAATTCCACAGTTTTTTGATTTTCAGACAGACACAATTCAAGTGAAAAGAACGATTAGTTTCGATCAAATTTCAGAAAAAATTGATGTTGATGAAGCCATTTTAACGCATTTGAATCCTTCTTATAAGTTAGATATTATTCCGTTTGTAAAAGATAGAAATTACGCTGTAAGATTACCAAGTAATAAAATTGTTGAATTTTTAGAAAAAGAAAAGGAAATTTATGATTTGGCTACTGCAGATGATGCTCAAAGAGAAAAACCCTTACCAAAATACTTTGAAATGGATAAACGTATTCGTTACAAAGTTAGAAGTGGAGATTTTTTAGGAAAAATTGCTAATAAATTTGGTGTTCGTGTAAGTGATCTTAAACGTTGGAATAGCTTAAAAAGTAGCCGATTAAAAATAGGTCAAAGATTGTCTGTTTATCCTAAGAAGTTAGGGGTTTCAGTAACAAAAACATCAAAAAAGAAAACAGTAAAATCTACCGTAAAAGGTGCACATAAAATCTATGTAGTTAAAAAAGGAGATTCACTTTGGAGTATTTCTCAAAAATTTAAAAATGTTTCTGTTGATAAAATTAAAAAATGGAACAATATTTGGAGTGCTAAAGGTTTAAAGCCTGGAACTAAACTTAAAATATTTAAAAGCTAA
- a CDS encoding exodeoxyribonuclease III has protein sequence MKIISYNVNGIRAALKKGFLDWLEAANPDVICIQETKAREEQLDVTEFENAGYPYHYWFSAQKKGYSSVAVFCKEKPNHIEYGTGIESMDSEGRNLRVDFDDVSVMSLYLPSGTNSERLSFKFNYMDEFQEYINNLKQEIPNLVICGDYNICHEAIDIHNPKMKNVSGFLPEERTWMGDFINNGFIDSFRFLNQEKQEYSWWSYRANSRANNKGWRLDYAMVSEPLKEKISRAYILPEAKHSDHCPIVVELDI, from the coding sequence ATGAAAATAATATCATACAACGTAAACGGAATTAGAGCAGCTTTAAAGAAAGGTTTTTTAGATTGGTTAGAAGCTGCAAATCCAGATGTAATTTGCATTCAAGAAACAAAAGCACGTGAAGAACAGTTAGATGTAACTGAGTTCGAAAATGCAGGTTATCCTTATCATTATTGGTTTTCTGCTCAGAAGAAAGGATATTCTTCAGTAGCTGTTTTTTGTAAAGAAAAACCAAATCATATAGAATATGGAACAGGAATCGAATCTATGGATTCTGAAGGAAGAAATTTACGTGTAGATTTTGATGACGTTTCTGTGATGAGTTTGTATTTACCTTCTGGAACAAATTCTGAAAGATTGAGTTTTAAGTTTAATTATATGGATGAATTTCAAGAATACATCAATAATTTAAAACAAGAAATTCCGAATTTAGTAATCTGTGGAGATTATAATATTTGTCACGAAGCAATAGATATTCACAACCCAAAAATGAAAAATGTTTCTGGTTTTTTACCAGAAGAAAGAACTTGGATGGGAGATTTTATAAACAACGGATTTATAGATAGTTTTCGTTTTCTAAATCAAGAGAAACAAGAATATTCTTGGTGGAGTTACAGAGCAAACTCTAGAGCAAACAATAAAGGTTGGCGTTTAGATTATGCAATGGTTTCAGAACCATTAAAAGAGAAGATTTCTAGAGCGTATATTTTACCAGAAGCAAAACATTCAGATCATTGTCCTATTGTTGTAGAATTAGATATTTAA
- a CDS encoding 3-oxoacid CoA-transferase subunit B has protein sequence MALDKNGIAKRIAQEVQNGFYVNLGIGIPTLVANYVRNDIEVEFQSENGVLGMGPFPFEGEEDADIINAGKQTITTMPGASFFDSSMSFAMIRGKHVHLTILGAMEVAQNGDIANWKIPGKMVKGMGGAMDLVASAENIIVAMMHTNKRGESKILKKCSLPLTGVGCVTKVVTNLAVLEVKDNEFHLLERAPGVSVEEIQKATEGTLIVNGEIPEMSI, from the coding sequence ATGGCTTTAGATAAGAATGGCATTGCCAAAAGAATCGCACAAGAAGTTCAAAACGGATTTTACGTAAATTTAGGAATTGGAATTCCAACTTTAGTTGCAAACTATGTTAGAAATGATATAGAAGTTGAGTTTCAAAGTGAAAACGGTGTTTTAGGAATGGGACCTTTTCCTTTTGAAGGAGAAGAAGATGCAGATATTATTAATGCAGGTAAACAAACGATTACCACAATGCCTGGAGCAAGTTTTTTTGATTCTTCAATGAGTTTTGCTATGATTCGTGGTAAACATGTTCATTTAACTATTTTAGGGGCAATGGAAGTTGCACAAAATGGAGATATCGCTAACTGGAAAATTCCAGGAAAAATGGTGAAAGGTATGGGAGGAGCAATGGATTTAGTTGCTTCTGCAGAAAATATTATTGTTGCAATGATGCACACAAATAAACGTGGAGAATCTAAGATCTTAAAAAAATGTTCTTTGCCTTTAACAGGTGTTGGGTGCGTAACAAAAGTGGTTACTAATTTAGCAGTATTAGAAGTAAAAGATAATGAATTTCACTTGTTAGAAAGAGCTCCTGGAGTTTCTGTTGAAGAGATTCAGAAAGCTACAGAGGGAACTTTAATTGTAAATGGAGAAATTCCAGAAATGAGTATTTAA
- a CDS encoding CoA transferase subunit A: MINKKVNNVEEALQGVKSGMTFMLGGFGLCGIPENAISELVKLDVRDVTCISNNAGVDDFGLGLLLQNKQIKKMISSYVGENDEFERQMLSGELEVELTPQGTLAEKCRAAQAGFPAFYTPAGYGTEVAEGKETREFDGKMYVLEPAFKADFAFVKAWKGDAAGNLVFKGTSRNFNPNMCGAATITVAEVEEMVEVGELEPNNVHIPGIFVQRIFQGENYEKRIEQRTVRQKQ; this comes from the coding sequence ATGATAAATAAAAAAGTAAACAACGTAGAAGAAGCTTTACAAGGTGTAAAAAGTGGAATGACTTTTATGCTTGGTGGTTTTGGATTATGTGGAATTCCGGAAAATGCCATATCAGAATTAGTCAAATTAGATGTTAGAGATGTTACTTGTATTTCAAATAATGCAGGTGTAGATGATTTTGGTTTAGGGTTATTACTTCAAAATAAACAAATCAAAAAAATGATTTCTTCTTATGTAGGAGAAAATGATGAGTTTGAACGTCAAATGTTATCCGGAGAATTAGAAGTAGAATTAACACCACAAGGTACTTTAGCTGAAAAATGTAGAGCTGCACAAGCAGGATTTCCTGCGTTTTATACACCAGCAGGTTATGGAACAGAAGTTGCTGAAGGAAAAGAAACGAGAGAGTTTGATGGAAAAATGTATGTTTTAGAGCCTGCATTTAAAGCAGATTTTGCATTTGTAAAAGCTTGGAAAGGTGATGCTGCTGGAAACTTAGTTTTTAAAGGAACTTCAAGAAATTTTAATCCAAATATGTGTGGAGCAGCAACAATTACTGTTGCAGAAGTAGAAGAAATGGTTGAAGTTGGTGAGTTAGAACCAAATAATGTTCATATTCCTGGGATATTTGTACAAAGAATCTTTCAAGGAGAAAATTATGAAAAAAGGATTGAACAACGAACTGTAAGACAAAAACAATAG
- a CDS encoding transglycosylase domain-containing protein, giving the protein MVKKKVTSFKKYIKWFWMIVLGGFSLLILLFFLTSIDVFGALPTFEELENPENNLATEIISSDGKTLGKYATENRTPIKYKDLPENLVKALVATEDERFYEHSGIDFKGTARAVLKPGSGGASTLTQQLAKMLFTGKASRNIFFRIGQKMKEWVVAIKLESQYTKQEILTMYLNKYDFLNQAVGIRSAARIYFGKEPKELDVQESAMLVGMLKNSSYFNPLRRAELVKQRRNVVLKQMNRSEFITEQEKDSLQQLDLGLDIHKEGHSDGSATYFRTYLQKYLRKWVQENPKPNGEQYNIFRDGLKIYVTIDSRMQKYAEEAITEHVSNLQSYFFKEQKRNKTAPFYDLEKDQIKGILERAKKNSDRYKRLKIAGKSKKEIDEIFNKKTKMSVFSWKGNIDTIMSPLDSVRYYKYFLRSGLLSIEPQSGHIKAWVGGVDNKHFKYDAVAQQKRQVGSTFKPFVYATAINQLKLSPCEEFPNIPYTIPKGKYGIPEAWTPKNSDDKYGGMLTLKDGLAGSVNTMSARLVDMVSPENVVRLAKSAGIESEIQANPSIALGAVDLSLLEMVSAYATFANKGLRVAPMILTRIEDKNGTVLEEFIPETKEVLSEEIAYVVLDLLKGVTLSGSGVRLRLPWKKPDYVTGHPYKFTNPIAGKTGTTQNQSDGWFMGIVPNLATGVWTGGEDRATHFAGIAKGQGATMSLPSWALYMQKCYADKTLNISLEDFEKPENLSININCDEKPDKINEDNKDVIPEEEDTDF; this is encoded by the coding sequence ATGGTAAAAAAGAAAGTAACAAGTTTTAAAAAATATATTAAATGGTTTTGGATGATCGTCCTTGGAGGATTTTCTCTACTAATATTACTATTTTTTCTAACCTCAATAGATGTTTTTGGAGCCTTACCAACTTTTGAAGAGTTAGAAAACCCTGAAAATAATTTAGCTACAGAAATAATATCTTCAGATGGTAAAACTTTAGGAAAGTACGCAACAGAAAACAGAACTCCTATTAAATATAAAGACTTACCTGAGAATTTAGTAAAAGCTTTAGTTGCTACTGAAGACGAACGTTTTTACGAGCATTCTGGAATCGATTTTAAAGGAACTGCAAGAGCAGTTTTAAAACCAGGAAGTGGTGGTGCAAGTACTTTAACACAACAACTAGCAAAAATGTTGTTTACTGGAAAAGCTTCAAGAAATATTTTCTTTAGGATTGGTCAGAAAATGAAGGAATGGGTGGTTGCTATTAAATTAGAAAGCCAGTATACAAAGCAAGAAATTTTAACGATGTACTTAAATAAGTACGACTTTTTAAACCAAGCAGTTGGTATTCGTTCGGCAGCACGTATTTATTTTGGAAAAGAACCAAAAGAATTAGATGTTCAAGAATCTGCAATGTTGGTTGGAATGTTAAAAAATTCATCTTATTTTAATCCTTTAAGAAGAGCTGAATTGGTAAAACAACGTAGAAATGTTGTTTTAAAACAAATGAATCGTAGTGAGTTTATAACGGAACAAGAAAAAGACTCTTTACAACAATTAGACTTAGGTTTAGATATTCATAAAGAAGGACATAGTGATGGTTCTGCAACTTATTTTAGAACGTATTTGCAAAAATACTTAAGAAAATGGGTGCAAGAAAACCCAAAGCCGAATGGAGAACAATACAATATTTTTAGAGACGGTTTAAAGATTTATGTAACCATAGATTCTCGTATGCAAAAGTATGCTGAAGAAGCTATTACAGAGCATGTATCTAATTTACAATCTTACTTTTTTAAAGAACAGAAAAGAAATAAAACAGCTCCCTTTTATGATTTAGAAAAAGATCAAATTAAAGGAATTCTAGAAAGAGCAAAGAAAAATTCTGATAGATATAAGAGATTAAAAATTGCAGGAAAATCTAAAAAGGAAATCGATGAAATTTTCAATAAAAAAACCAAAATGAGTGTTTTTTCTTGGAAAGGTAATATTGATACAATTATGTCTCCATTAGATTCTGTAAGATATTACAAGTACTTTTTACGTTCTGGATTGTTATCTATAGAACCACAATCTGGCCATATTAAAGCTTGGGTAGGTGGTGTTGATAATAAACATTTTAAATACGATGCAGTTGCACAACAGAAAAGGCAAGTAGGTTCTACTTTTAAGCCATTTGTATATGCTACAGCAATAAATCAATTAAAATTATCTCCATGTGAAGAGTTTCCTAACATCCCATACACAATACCAAAAGGAAAATATGGAATTCCAGAAGCCTGGACTCCAAAAAATTCTGATGATAAGTATGGAGGAATGTTAACTTTAAAAGATGGTTTAGCAGGATCTGTAAATACAATGTCTGCAAGATTGGTAGATATGGTTTCTCCAGAAAATGTGGTTCGTTTAGCGAAGTCTGCAGGTATAGAAAGTGAAATTCAAGCAAACCCATCAATTGCATTAGGAGCAGTAGATTTATCATTATTAGAAATGGTAAGTGCATATGCTACTTTTGCAAACAAAGGTTTACGAGTTGCCCCAATGATTTTAACAAGAATTGAAGATAAAAACGGAACAGTATTAGAAGAATTTATACCAGAAACTAAAGAAGTTTTAAGTGAAGAAATTGCTTATGTTGTTTTAGATTTATTAAAAGGTGTTACATTATCTGGTTCTGGTGTTCGTTTACGTTTACCTTGGAAAAAACCAGATTATGTTACTGGGCATCCATATAAATTTACAAACCCAATTGCAGGTAAAACAGGTACAACTCAAAATCAATCAGATGGATGGTTTATGGGGATTGTTCCGAATTTAGCAACAGGAGTTTGGACTGGTGGAGAAGATAGAGCAACCCATTTTGCAGGTATTGCAAAAGGGCAAGGAGCAACAATGTCTTTACCTTCTTGGGCATTATATATGCAAAAATGTTATGCTGATAAAACATTAAATATTAGTTTAGAAGATTTCGAAAAACCAGAAAATTTATCTATCAATATTAATTGTGATGAAAAACCTGATAAAATAAATGAAGACAATAAAGATGTAATTCCAGAAGAAGAAGATACAGATTTTTAA